The uncultured Roseibium sp. genome contains a region encoding:
- a CDS encoding FecR domain-containing protein: MRKVSSPTTRSRRLGCVGLFLSAAVSWVSAMPASAVEVGVAAAVNKSAFGTPPGGNRRTKVLGDNVIYDERIETSTGGLVQVLLVDGSTFTVGANSDLVIDEFVYDPNAGTGKLVASFSKGVARFVGGKLSKNPGGVTVKTPVGTIGIRGGIANLNLSGNNPTFSLLFGKELNFLGTNGQHLRVYESGYTLNVNQLGAASIRRTTQEDLGQVQSAMTSRNGQRGGANTAPTDDSVSNSGFVNANSGLGLINTLPRPKPEVVLSTKFSDVDDTLININQTNTENAETEIEKSETTYETVQVRVRRAGTTYSPSYNSSLIINNPGNQGLIGGPSGTDMTTTFKEGTIFSGNSKALYIGSVGGDPVYIFAPKTNGQKFFSQVTTDKGNVFENSSSSYVPAVPLLSDTSYGNAKTNAQGALVTGDQFAAAAYFLATGQIGSSNPTFHYGGQDVIYLLYGVRTDFSSFGNASDPLKVRSYKLYSDPLTMFQLGTSNADGSFQPVTTNALFVNPLVAQDLGASFMSNVSSTGLLMIENSPTTLDNAKFLASSFRIEGTGASQKSMISLGVGTVFEENGQLQADFGRRGSHRTGATRSSGVYGGSASTVAGPDGGHFFGSNAQNFLLSGEVENTDAYGDSYLNLPSGTSSADTISNTVHPAELQTEYNVSSLSRTSRTLYGYGAGMVESSENTTPVAFSSSKPDELMLTFNAGNNSVLATLNMTDRQAQDSNVGGYTFKFGTENNGSGASRSAFIDDDNYAARDSKTRTDTSATLIDDLGGVIVPHVADDNVNSYMVPNTLVGDADNAIMSGVNECTCAFLEWGYWGTKANFKNANFGGGERTDYVHLGTWVAGNITNSGDLPTSGSATYAGHAVGNVVNGSDQYVAAGNFNMSLDFAYRTGTASISNFDGKNFSATLSETTVSSGNLFNGSVSGAFNGEINTSVVTGPSTNHDGVIGSFNVQEGSAWKATGIVAGQLQ, from the coding sequence ATGAGAAAAGTCTCCAGTCCCACAACGCGTAGCCGCCGGCTCGGCTGCGTCGGGTTGTTCTTGTCGGCTGCCGTCTCGTGGGTGTCGGCGATGCCCGCTTCTGCTGTCGAAGTTGGCGTTGCCGCCGCGGTCAACAAATCGGCTTTCGGAACGCCACCGGGTGGCAACAGGCGAACCAAGGTTCTCGGCGATAACGTGATTTACGACGAGCGCATCGAAACCAGTACGGGCGGGCTGGTTCAGGTTTTGCTGGTTGACGGATCGACCTTCACCGTGGGCGCTAATTCCGATCTTGTCATCGATGAATTCGTCTATGATCCGAACGCGGGAACCGGAAAACTGGTCGCCTCCTTCAGCAAGGGCGTCGCGCGTTTCGTCGGCGGCAAGCTCAGCAAGAACCCTGGCGGGGTGACGGTCAAGACGCCGGTTGGAACGATCGGGATCCGGGGCGGCATCGCAAACCTCAATCTCTCCGGCAACAACCCGACTTTCTCGTTGCTGTTCGGCAAGGAGCTTAACTTTCTGGGCACCAACGGGCAGCATCTGCGTGTCTACGAGAGTGGCTACACCCTGAACGTCAATCAGCTCGGGGCGGCCAGCATTCGCCGAACGACCCAGGAGGACCTGGGGCAGGTCCAGAGCGCCATGACCAGCCGCAACGGTCAGCGTGGCGGTGCGAACACGGCGCCGACCGATGACAGCGTCTCGAATTCCGGTTTTGTAAATGCCAATTCGGGGCTTGGCTTGATCAATACCTTGCCGCGGCCGAAGCCTGAGGTGGTGTTGAGCACGAAATTTTCCGATGTGGACGATACGCTTATCAACATAAACCAGACGAATACGGAAAATGCCGAGACGGAGATCGAGAAATCTGAAACGACATACGAGACCGTTCAGGTGCGTGTCCGTCGGGCCGGAACCACATATTCTCCGTCCTACAACAGCTCTCTGATTATCAACAATCCGGGAAATCAGGGACTGATCGGCGGGCCTTCCGGCACGGATATGACGACGACCTTTAAAGAAGGAACGATTTTTAGCGGTAATTCCAAGGCCCTCTATATCGGGTCGGTCGGCGGCGATCCGGTCTATATTTTTGCCCCGAAGACCAATGGGCAGAAATTTTTCTCTCAAGTGACCACGGACAAGGGAAACGTCTTCGAGAATTCCTCTTCCTCCTATGTTCCCGCCGTTCCGCTCCTCAGTGACACCTCATACGGCAATGCCAAGACAAACGCGCAAGGCGCGCTGGTAACAGGAGATCAATTCGCCGCCGCGGCCTATTTCCTGGCCACGGGACAGATCGGGAGCAGCAATCCGACCTTCCATTACGGTGGACAGGACGTGATCTACCTCCTTTACGGCGTCCGCACGGATTTCTCGTCATTCGGAAACGCCAGCGATCCGCTCAAGGTCCGATCCTACAAGCTCTATTCCGACCCGTTGACCATGTTCCAGCTCGGGACGAGCAACGCCGACGGCAGTTTCCAGCCGGTGACGACCAACGCCCTTTTCGTCAATCCGCTCGTGGCACAGGACCTCGGCGCAAGCTTCATGTCCAATGTCTCGTCCACCGGGCTGTTGATGATCGAGAACAGCCCGACGACGCTCGACAATGCCAAGTTCCTGGCATCTTCCTTCCGGATCGAAGGGACAGGTGCCAGTCAGAAGTCAATGATTTCCCTTGGCGTCGGCACCGTCTTTGAGGAAAACGGTCAGCTGCAGGCGGACTTCGGACGCCGCGGCAGCCATCGAACGGGCGCCACCCGAAGTTCCGGCGTTTATGGCGGGTCTGCCAGCACCGTGGCCGGACCCGATGGTGGCCATTTCTTCGGCTCCAATGCTCAGAACTTCCTCCTTTCCGGCGAGGTGGAAAACACGGATGCTTATGGCGACAGCTACCTGAACCTGCCGAGCGGCACGTCTTCGGCCGATACCATCAGCAACACGGTTCACCCGGCCGAATTGCAAACCGAATATAATGTCAGCAGCCTGTCCCGCACCTCGCGAACGCTTTACGGCTATGGCGCGGGCATGGTCGAATCGAGCGAAAATACCACTCCGGTTGCTTTCAGCAGCTCGAAACCGGACGAACTGATGCTGACGTTCAACGCCGGCAACAACTCCGTGCTGGCGACATTGAACATGACCGACAGGCAGGCGCAGGATTCGAATGTCGGCGGTTACACGTTCAAGTTCGGGACGGAGAATAACGGATCAGGCGCGTCCCGCTCGGCATTCATCGACGACGACAACTATGCCGCCCGCGATTCAAAGACCCGGACCGACACCTCTGCCACCCTGATCGACGACCTGGGAGGCGTGATCGTCCCGCATGTCGCCGATGACAACGTCAACAGTTACATGGTTCCGAACACGCTGGTAGGCGATGCGGACAATGCGATCATGTCCGGTGTCAACGAATGCACCTGCGCATTCCTGGAGTGGGGGTACTGGGGGACGAAGGCCAACTTCAAGAATGCGAACTTCGGCGGCGGTGAACGCACCGACTATGTTCATCTGGGAACCTGGGTTGCCGGCAATATCACGAACTCGGGCGATCTGCCGACCAGCGGGTCCGCGACCTACGCCGGACACGCGGTTGGCAACGTCGTGAACGGATCGGATCAATACGTGGCCGCCGGTAATTTCAACATGTCCCTGGATTTCGCTTACCGGACCGGCACGGCGTCCATCTCGAATTTCGACGGCAAGAATTTCAGTGCCACCCTGTCGGAGACGACGGTGAGCAGTGGCAACCTGTTCAACGGCAGCGTTTCAGGAGCCTTTAACGGAGAAATCAACACGTCGGTCGTCACCGGTCCGTCGACCAACCACGACGGTGTGATCGGCAGTTTCAACGTCCAGGAAGGAAGCGCCTGGAAAGCGACGGGCATCGTTGCCGGTCAGCTGCAGTGA
- a CDS encoding tetratricopeptide repeat protein: protein MAAALFFVAGLIVTSVHAQTGSPGTSALQAQLAARQQQLLQVMLQSPDDLDAAFEYATISAQLGDYEAAISTFERMLVYAPGLPRVELELGVLYFRLGSLDAARYYFEAALKAPNVPPEVEQKVSVYLAAIDNREDPAKFTASIALGARYQTNANAGPGGRRVVLNGTPFLLSETSTGQSDVNAFIASRIHGAYDLGTQGDLLEGDLLLYGARYYDQVRLDSGIAELTLGPSFNMERFNIEDTRVGIYGILAGVRLNHDGYSGSMGLGSRFVTEISPTTRVTGKAEFRRRWYNDTLEYPTVSDRSGYVILGDLVLYRQISGSVLLRSQIFGDFEEAKKNWNQSWEAGFSVGGTYKFASLVKSLPDPWSIDMETGFAYRDFDSPDPIISTTESEYDYEGWVRGVFSVPLRKKFTVNLTGEVRRQYSNYDLSTYTNASAMVNVVRNF, encoded by the coding sequence TTGGCTGCAGCACTTTTTTTCGTTGCCGGTCTGATCGTTACGTCTGTGCACGCGCAGACGGGTTCTCCTGGCACCTCGGCGTTGCAGGCGCAACTCGCCGCGCGTCAGCAGCAGCTCCTGCAAGTCATGCTGCAAAGTCCGGACGATCTGGATGCCGCGTTCGAATATGCAACCATATCCGCCCAGCTCGGTGACTATGAGGCCGCGATTTCCACTTTCGAGCGCATGCTGGTCTATGCCCCGGGCCTGCCGCGGGTGGAGCTTGAACTCGGAGTTCTCTATTTTCGGCTCGGTTCGCTAGACGCCGCCCGTTACTATTTCGAAGCGGCTTTGAAGGCCCCGAACGTGCCCCCGGAAGTCGAACAGAAGGTGAGCGTTTACCTAGCGGCAATCGATAATCGGGAGGATCCGGCCAAATTTACGGCTTCGATCGCTCTGGGTGCGCGCTATCAGACGAATGCGAATGCCGGACCGGGCGGACGACGCGTGGTCTTGAACGGCACGCCGTTTCTGCTGAGTGAGACGTCAACCGGTCAGTCCGATGTGAACGCATTTATCGCGAGCCGGATCCATGGGGCTTATGACCTGGGAACCCAGGGTGATTTGCTGGAGGGAGATCTGCTTCTCTACGGCGCGCGCTATTATGATCAGGTCAGGCTGGATTCCGGCATTGCCGAACTGACGCTCGGTCCGTCTTTCAACATGGAACGGTTCAACATCGAAGATACGCGTGTCGGCATCTACGGCATTCTCGCCGGTGTCAGGCTCAACCACGATGGTTACTCAGGTTCAATGGGCCTGGGATCGCGCTTTGTTACCGAGATTTCGCCAACGACAAGGGTGACGGGGAAGGCTGAATTCCGGCGGCGGTGGTACAATGATACCCTGGAGTACCCGACGGTGTCGGATCGCAGCGGCTACGTGATCCTGGGTGACCTTGTCCTCTATCGCCAGATTTCCGGGTCTGTCCTTTTGCGGTCCCAGATATTCGGCGATTTCGAAGAGGCGAAGAAAAACTGGAATCAAAGTTGGGAAGCGGGCTTTTCCGTTGGCGGGACATACAAGTTTGCGTCGCTGGTCAAGTCGCTGCCGGACCCCTGGTCGATCGATATGGAAACCGGGTTTGCCTACCGCGATTTCGACAGCCCCGATCCGATCATCAGCACGACCGAGTCGGAATATGATTACGAGGGCTGGGTGCGCGGTGTGTTCTCGGTTCCGTTGCGGAAAAAGTTTACGGTGAACCTGACAGGCGAAGTGCGACGGCAATACTCCAATTACGACCTGAGCACCTATACCAACGCCTCTGCCATGGTGAACGTGGTCAGAAATTTTTGA
- a CDS encoding 5'-nucleotidase C-terminal domain-containing protein, with product MNKFLFGAAALAMTTALSSAAQAEYSLTILHTNDFHSRVEPINKYDSGCKEEDNAEGKCFGGYARLGTLIEERRAASNNSVLLDGGDQFQGSLFYTYYKGKVAAEMMNRLAYDAMTVGNHEFDDGPEVLRGFMDAVEFPVLMSNADVSKEPKLADVLMPSTVIERGGEKIGLIGLTPEDNDELSSPGKNIDFTDPAEAVKAQIAKLEEQGVNKIIVLSHSGYDVDQKIAAAVSGIDVIVGGHSHTYLSNVSDKAKGPYPTWVESPDGHKTAIVQAASYGKFLGELQVTFDDDGVVTEAVGEPIISDGKVAENAEVKARIKELAEPLEEIRQEVIADATAAIDGDRNNCRVGECTMGNLVADAMLDRVKDQGIQIAIQNGGGLRASIDAGQVTMGEVLTVLPFQNTVATFQLKGSDVLAALENGVSQVEEGAGRFPQVSGLKFTWTKSKPAGERIVSAQVMENGAWAPIDPDKVYGVVTNNYMRGGGDGYKIFASAGMNAYDYGPGLEEVVAAYLSEANGYTPYTDGRITEE from the coding sequence ATGAACAAGTTTCTATTCGGCGCGGCAGCGCTGGCCATGACCACCGCGCTGTCCAGTGCGGCTCAGGCCGAGTATTCCCTGACGATCCTGCACACGAACGATTTTCACAGCCGGGTCGAGCCGATCAACAAATATGATTCCGGCTGCAAGGAGGAAGACAACGCCGAGGGCAAGTGTTTCGGCGGATACGCGCGCCTCGGTACGCTGATCGAAGAACGCCGGGCCGCTTCCAACAACTCCGTTCTGCTGGATGGCGGCGACCAGTTCCAGGGATCCCTGTTCTACACCTACTACAAGGGCAAGGTCGCTGCCGAGATGATGAACCGGCTCGCCTATGACGCCATGACCGTCGGCAACCATGAATTCGATGACGGTCCGGAAGTGCTGCGCGGCTTCATGGATGCGGTCGAGTTCCCGGTGCTCATGTCGAACGCGGATGTGTCGAAGGAACCGAAGCTCGCCGATGTCCTCATGCCCTCGACCGTGATCGAACGGGGCGGGGAGAAGATCGGCCTGATCGGCCTGACGCCGGAGGATAACGACGAGCTGTCGAGCCCGGGCAAGAATATCGATTTTACCGATCCTGCGGAGGCGGTGAAGGCGCAAATTGCGAAACTGGAGGAGCAGGGCGTCAACAAGATCATCGTCCTGAGCCACTCCGGCTATGACGTTGACCAGAAGATCGCGGCGGCGGTCTCCGGCATTGACGTGATCGTCGGTGGCCATTCCCATACCTATCTCTCCAACGTTTCCGACAAGGCGAAAGGCCCCTATCCGACCTGGGTGGAAAGCCCGGACGGCCATAAGACCGCCATCGTCCAGGCCGCCTCCTACGGCAAGTTCCTCGGCGAATTGCAGGTGACCTTCGATGACGACGGCGTCGTCACCGAGGCGGTCGGCGAACCGATTATCTCCGACGGCAAGGTTGCTGAAAATGCCGAAGTGAAGGCCCGCATCAAGGAACTGGCCGAGCCGCTGGAGGAAATCCGCCAGGAAGTGATCGCCGACGCGACCGCGGCCATTGACGGCGATCGCAACAATTGCCGGGTGGGCGAGTGCACGATGGGCAATCTCGTCGCCGATGCCATGCTCGACCGCGTCAAGGACCAGGGCATCCAGATCGCGATCCAGAATGGCGGCGGCCTGAGGGCGTCCATCGATGCCGGCCAGGTCACAATGGGCGAGGTCCTAACGGTCCTGCCGTTCCAGAACACGGTTGCCACCTTCCAGCTTAAGGGGTCTGACGTGCTGGCCGCGCTTGAAAACGGTGTGAGCCAGGTCGAGGAGGGGGCAGGCCGCTTCCCACAGGTCTCCGGCCTGAAGTTCACCTGGACCAAATCCAAACCGGCTGGCGAGCGCATCGTGTCCGCGCAGGTTATGGAGAACGGTGCCTGGGCGCCGATCGATCCGGACAAGGTCTATGGTGTCGTTACCAACAATTACATGCGTGGTGGCGGAGACGGGTACAAGATCTTCGCTTCCGCGGGCATGAATGCCTATGACTACGGCCCCGGCCTGGAGGAGGTCGTCGCGGCGTATTTGAGCGAAGCCAATGGCTATACGCCCTATACGGATGGCCGAATCACGGAGGAATAG
- a CDS encoding phytanoyl-CoA dioxygenase family protein encodes MIDDRELDKNCNRKNSIGFNVEADEVRAEFQHVGRVWFRGKLNSHELSVLDGTANLDQKAGERIAPRSEIMDVLSRDSGLARIMSLFGRSLVPVRIVGFNKTQQNNWGVPWHQDRIISVAERHDLPGFGNWSSKSGIWHCEPPEAILDQMFFVRVHLDDTSSADGAMRIAVGSHKEGVIPADGARSVAETYPTEECRARRGDVLVLKMLTLHASHPSKSENTRRVFRVDYAPADLLPVPLAWHGLCSDSD; translated from the coding sequence GTGATCGATGACCGTGAACTTGATAAGAATTGCAACCGGAAGAATTCGATAGGTTTTAATGTGGAAGCGGACGAGGTACGTGCAGAGTTTCAGCATGTCGGGCGCGTCTGGTTTCGCGGCAAACTGAATTCCCACGAACTTTCCGTTCTCGATGGCACAGCAAACCTGGATCAAAAGGCGGGGGAGCGCATCGCGCCTCGATCCGAGATTATGGATGTCCTTTCGAGGGACAGTGGTCTCGCCCGTATCATGAGCCTGTTCGGGCGTTCGCTCGTCCCCGTACGTATCGTTGGCTTCAACAAGACGCAACAGAACAACTGGGGCGTGCCCTGGCACCAGGATCGCATCATTTCCGTCGCCGAGCGTCACGACCTTCCCGGTTTCGGGAACTGGTCCAGCAAATCCGGCATCTGGCACTGCGAGCCGCCCGAAGCAATCCTTGACCAAATGTTCTTTGTCCGTGTGCATCTTGATGACACGAGTTCCGCCGATGGCGCGATGCGGATCGCGGTTGGTAGTCACAAAGAGGGCGTGATTCCTGCGGATGGAGCCCGTTCGGTTGCGGAAACTTACCCTACGGAAGAATGTCGAGCCCGGCGCGGGGATGTGCTAGTTCTGAAAATGCTCACGCTTCACGCCTCGCACCCATCGAAGAGTGAGAACACGCGGCGTGTGTTCCGGGTAGACTATGCCCCTGCCGATCTGTTGCCTGTCCCTCTCGCATGGCACGGGCTCTGTTCGGACTCTGATTAA
- the yacG gene encoding DNA gyrase inhibitor YacG, translated as MAKSPKNADRRMRPCPICSKLSTPEHYPFCSDRCAKVDLNRWFSEGYSIPVVETDDLEDRED; from the coding sequence ATGGCAAAGTCTCCGAAAAACGCGGACCGCCGCATGCGGCCCTGCCCGATCTGCTCCAAGCTGTCGACACCAGAGCATTACCCCTTTTGCTCCGACCGTTGCGCCAAGGTGGACCTGAACCGGTGGTTCTCGGAAGGTTATTCCATTCCGGTCGTGGAGACGGACGACCTGGAAGACCGGGAAGACTGA
- a CDS encoding Maf-like protein translates to MTTVSSLILASASPRRLALLQQIGIEPDHLMPADIDETPQKLETPRAHAVRLAREKAAAARAVADASEELRPALVLAADTVVAVGRRILPKTELTDQAYACLSLLSGRGHRVFTAIAVAGEGGKVRSKLVETRVRFKKLSRQDINDYVASGEWRGKAGGYAIQGLAGSFVVKLIGSYTAVVGLPLVETSGLLASAGYPIHKSWTTATA, encoded by the coding sequence ATGACTACGGTTTCCTCCCTGATCCTGGCATCCGCCTCGCCGCGCCGCCTTGCGCTGTTGCAGCAGATCGGGATCGAGCCGGATCACCTGATGCCGGCGGACATCGACGAAACGCCTCAAAAGCTCGAAACGCCCCGCGCCCATGCGGTGCGCCTCGCCCGGGAAAAGGCGGCGGCCGCGCGCGCTGTGGCCGATGCTTCCGAAGAATTGCGTCCCGCGCTGGTTCTGGCCGCCGACACGGTGGTGGCCGTCGGGCGTCGCATCCTGCCGAAAACCGAACTCACCGACCAGGCCTATGCCTGCCTGTCCCTTCTGTCGGGCCGCGGGCATCGCGTTTTCACGGCCATTGCCGTTGCCGGGGAGGGCGGAAAGGTCCGCTCCAAGCTGGTCGAGACGCGGGTCCGGTTCAAGAAGCTCTCCCGCCAGGACATCAATGACTACGTCGCCTCCGGTGAGTGGCGCGGCAAGGCCGGTGGCTATGCCATCCAGGGCTTGGCGGGCAGTTTCGTCGTCAAGCTGATCGGCTCCTATACGGCCGTGGTCGGTCTTCCGCTGGTGGAAACCTCCGGCTTGCTTGCATCGGCCGGATATCCGATCCACAAAAGCTGGACGACGGCCACCGCGTAA
- the infA gene encoding translation initiation factor IF-1 has translation MAKEEALEFPGVVTELLPNATFRVKLENDHEIIAHTAGRMRKNRIRVLAGDKVLVEMTPYDLTKGRITYRFK, from the coding sequence ATGGCCAAGGAAGAAGCTCTCGAGTTTCCGGGCGTGGTGACGGAACTGCTGCCCAACGCGACTTTTCGCGTGAAACTGGAAAATGACCACGAAATTATCGCCCACACTGCCGGGCGCATGCGCAAGAACCGTATCCGCGTTCTCGCGGGCGACAAGGTTCTTGTTGAAATGACCCCTTACGATCTGACCAAGGGGCGGATCACCTACCGCTTCAAGTAG
- a CDS encoding arsenate reductase ArsC: MTGPGGRPTAVLFACGMNAVRSPMAAGITRFLFPNQIYVRSAGVRQGELDPFVDAVMAEIGIDTSRHQPKTFEELDESGFDLIVTLAPEAHHKALDMTRTEAVDVEYWPTLDPTLATGSREQILDSYRAVRDQLMTRIKKRLDWAPPPSG; encoded by the coding sequence GTGACCGGGCCGGGCGGCCGTCCGACTGCGGTTTTGTTTGCCTGCGGCATGAATGCCGTGCGCTCGCCCATGGCCGCCGGCATTACCCGTTTCCTGTTTCCCAACCAGATCTACGTGCGCTCCGCCGGTGTCCGCCAGGGCGAGCTGGATCCGTTCGTCGATGCGGTCATGGCGGAAATCGGCATCGATACCAGTCGGCATCAGCCCAAGACCTTCGAGGAACTGGACGAATCCGGCTTCGATCTGATCGTGACGCTGGCGCCGGAAGCCCACCACAAGGCACTGGACATGACCCGTACGGAAGCCGTCGACGTGGAATACTGGCCGACGTTGGATCCCACGCTTGCCACCGGCAGTCGGGAACAGATCCTGGATTCCTACAGGGCCGTGCGCGACCAGCTTATGACCCGCATCAAAAAGCGGCTCGATTGGGCGCCGCCGCCCAGCGGATGA
- a CDS encoding UPF0262 family protein, which translates to MDEAQGEMTEPAGGRLVDVVLDESSIARSTPDVEHDRAVAIYDLIEENCFQPVGQPPANYVLRLSVIEKKLVLQIRSEDGAEVVTHVLSLTPLRKIVKDYDLICQSYYEAIRHSTPSQIEAIDMGRRGVHNEGSTVLMERLEGKIKVDMKTARRLFTLVYALHWKG; encoded by the coding sequence ATGGACGAGGCACAGGGCGAGATGACCGAACCGGCCGGCGGCAGGCTCGTCGACGTCGTGCTCGACGAGTCCTCAATTGCCCGCTCGACGCCGGATGTGGAACACGACCGGGCCGTCGCCATCTACGACCTGATCGAGGAAAACTGCTTTCAACCGGTCGGCCAGCCGCCCGCTAACTACGTTCTGCGGCTCTCGGTTATCGAAAAGAAACTCGTGCTCCAGATCCGAAGCGAGGACGGTGCCGAGGTCGTGACCCATGTCCTGTCGCTGACGCCGCTTCGAAAGATCGTCAAGGACTACGATCTGATCTGCCAGAGCTATTATGAGGCGATCCGTCATTCGACGCCGAGCCAGATCGAAGCCATCGACATGGGGCGGCGCGGTGTGCACAACGAGGGCTCCACGGTCCTGATGGAGCGGCTGGAGGGCAAGATCAAGGTCGACATGAAGACCGCCCGTCGTCTCTTTACCCTCGTCTACGCCCTGCACTGGAAAGGATGA
- the hisD gene encoding histidinol dehydrogenase, with the protein MAIRLSNKDADFETRFAELLAGKREVSEDVDQIVRDILEDVRKRGDAAVVDYTKRFDRLDASSLADLKVTEAEIEAALSQVPEATIEALKLARERIHSHHARQMPKDDRYTDPIGVELGSRWTAVEAAGIYVPGGTASYPSSVLMNAVPALVAGVERIAMVVPSPDGILNPQVLAAARIAGVTEIYKIGGAQAVAALAYGTETIAPVSKIVGPGNAFVAAAKRRVFGTVGIDMIAGPSEVLVVADSENDPDWLAADLLAQAEHDAVAQSILITDSEDLAAGVEQAVERQLKTLPRADVAGASWRDFGAVIVVDSLENAMPLVNRIAAEHLELAVADPDAMLDKVRNAGAVFLGRHTPEAIGDYVGGSNHVLPTARSARFSSGLSVLDFVKRTSILKCDADSLRALGPAAITLGEAEGLSGHARSVAIRLNL; encoded by the coding sequence GTGGCGATACGTCTGTCGAACAAGGACGCCGATTTTGAAACCCGCTTTGCCGAATTGCTCGCCGGCAAGCGTGAAGTCTCCGAGGATGTCGACCAGATCGTGCGCGACATCCTGGAGGATGTGCGCAAGCGCGGCGACGCGGCCGTGGTGGATTACACGAAACGCTTCGACCGTCTGGACGCGTCCAGCCTTGCCGATCTCAAGGTGACGGAAGCCGAAATCGAGGCAGCGCTGTCTCAAGTGCCCGAGGCGACCATCGAGGCTCTGAAACTGGCGCGCGAGCGGATCCATTCCCATCACGCCCGCCAGATGCCCAAGGACGACCGCTACACCGATCCGATCGGCGTCGAACTCGGCTCGCGCTGGACGGCGGTGGAGGCGGCCGGGATCTACGTGCCCGGCGGCACCGCGTCCTATCCGAGTTCAGTTCTGATGAACGCCGTGCCGGCGCTCGTTGCCGGCGTGGAACGCATCGCCATGGTGGTACCGAGCCCGGACGGTATCCTCAACCCGCAAGTGCTGGCAGCCGCCCGGATCGCCGGTGTCACCGAGATCTACAAGATCGGCGGGGCCCAGGCCGTGGCGGCTCTTGCCTATGGCACGGAAACGATCGCCCCGGTGAGCAAGATCGTCGGACCGGGCAATGCCTTTGTCGCCGCCGCCAAGCGCCGCGTGTTCGGCACGGTCGGTATCGACATGATCGCCGGTCCGTCCGAGGTGCTGGTGGTGGCAGACAGCGAGAACGATCCGGACTGGCTCGCCGCCGACCTTCTGGCCCAGGCCGAACACGACGCGGTCGCCCAGTCGATCCTGATCACCGACAGCGAGGACCTTGCCGCCGGCGTGGAACAGGCCGTCGAGCGCCAGCTCAAGACCTTGCCGCGGGCAGACGTCGCCGGTGCAAGCTGGCGCGATTTCGGCGCGGTGATCGTCGTCGACAGCCTTGAAAACGCCATGCCGCTCGTCAATCGCATCGCGGCGGAACACCTGGAACTGGCCGTCGCCGATCCGGATGCCATGCTGGACAAGGTGCGCAACGCGGGCGCGGTCTTCCTCGGGCGCCACACGCCGGAAGCGATCGGCGATTATGTCGGCGGGTCCAACCACGTTCTGCCGACGGCCCGCTCCGCGCGTTTTTCCTCAGGCCTTTCCGTGCTTGACTTCGTCAAGCGGACGTCGATCCTGAAATGCGACGCGGACAGTCTGCGGGCGCTCGGCCCCGCGGCAATCACGTTGGGCGAGGCGGAAGGTCTGAGCGGCCACGCCCGCTCGGTCGCAATCAGGCTGAATCTTTAA
- a CDS encoding DUF2948 family protein has product MDQLKLAALDAEDLEVLSAHLQDAVLTVGDIRYLPKERKAIFVVNRFVWDKAADKRTGDHERRRAVLAVAQVSAMKATRIRQDAKGAVLELLAVTFEEGDAPAGRIKLEFAGGGTVLLEVDCIEAQLADLGAAWSTPNRPAHDLD; this is encoded by the coding sequence ATGGATCAACTGAAGCTTGCAGCACTGGATGCGGAGGACCTTGAGGTTCTGTCCGCCCATCTTCAGGACGCGGTTCTGACCGTCGGCGATATTCGCTATCTGCCGAAAGAGCGCAAGGCGATCTTCGTGGTCAACCGGTTCGTCTGGGACAAAGCCGCCGACAAGCGCACCGGCGACCACGAGCGACGCCGCGCCGTATTGGCAGTGGCCCAGGTGTCCGCCATGAAGGCCACCCGGATCCGCCAGGACGCCAAAGGCGCCGTGCTGGAACTGCTGGCAGTGACCTTCGAGGAAGGCGACGCGCCGGCGGGCAGGATCAAGCTGGAGTTTGCCGGCGGCGGGACGGTGCTGCTGGAAGTCGACTGCATCGAGGCCCAGCTCGCCGACCTGGGCGCTGCCTGGTCGACGCCGAACAGGCCGGCGCACGACCTGGACTGA